CGGCCTTAAGCCCAATCTGGACAAGAAGCGCAGCTTCCGCAACGCCTTGCGGAGGACCGCGGACGCGGTTTCCAAGCTGGCCGAGAAGACGGGTCTGCCCATGGAAGTCTGTCAACGGGCGCTCAACCGCGCCAAAGGGGATTACCAGAAGGCGTTGGAAATCCTGGCCTTGCCGGAAGCGGAGCGGGAAGCCGAAATCGGCGATTCCGAAGACAAGCTGAAGCCCTTCATCCAGCATGGCGATCTCCGTTACCGCGTGGTGAAGGAGAACATGGAGAGCCAGAGCAACGCCGTCATCCTGGCGATGATGGACGTTTCCGGCTCCATGTCCACCACCAAGAAATACCTGGCCCGCTCCTTTTTCTTCTGGATGGTGGAGTTCCTGAAGCATAAGTACCGCAACGTGGAGATCCGCTTCATCGCCCATACCAGCGAAGCCAAGCTGGTGGACGAGGACGAGTTCTTCCATAAGGGCGAGTCCGGCGGGACCATCTGCGCCTCGGCTTACGACATGGCCTGCCAGCTGATCGATTCGGATTATCCGCCTTCGAAATGGAACATCTACGCCTTCCACTTCTCGGACGGCGAGGATTGGGATCCCGCCAAGACCATGCAAAGCGTGAAGCGCCTGATGGACCGGAACCCGAACATGGTGGGCTACGGCGAAATCCGCACCGAGGTCGCTTACGGCCAGCAACTGATGCGTAACTTCGAAGAGACCTTCAGCCTGGAGCGGTATACCAGCTATCGCGACTCGGACTTCGAGTATTACCTGGCCCAGCGGGCGGAATTGCCTTTGGCGGGCGTGATCCTCAAAAATAAGGGCCACGTGTACCCGGCCCTCAAGGTGTTCTTTTCCAAGGAAAGGAAGGTATGAGCGACAGCAGGGAAAAGGACGAGGTGCAACGGCTGGTCAGGGCCGACAATCATATCCAGAAGGTGGTCGCCGAATACGGCTTGGACTGCTTTCCCCAGGAGTTCGACGTGATCCCGGCGCAGAAGATGCTGGAGATCATGTCCTATAACCTGCCGGTGAATTACTCCCATTGGTCCTTCGGCCGGGATTACGAGAAGCAGCGGACCCAATACGAATACAGCGGCGGCATCCCCTACGAGGTGGTGCTCAACTCGAACCCCTCGCGCGCCTTCCTGATGAAGACCAATCCCTACCCGATCCAGGTGTTGGTGATGGCCCACGTCTACGGCCATAACGATTTCATGAAGAACAACATCTATTTCGGCCGCACCCGCCGCGACATGCTGACCTCGGCCAGCGAGTCCGCCGGGCGCCTGCGGAAGTACGAAGAGGACTACGGCATCGACGAGGTGGAGCGCTTGTTGGACTCGGCCCAGGCCATCCAGATGCACATCGAGGCCGACCTGTTCCAGGAAAGCGCCGTCCCCTCGGAAAACCCGGAGGGGACCAAAAAAAGGGCTCCCAGGGTGGGTACCCCTTTCTCCGATCTTTTCGATTTCGACGGGCAGCAGATCCAGAAATCCTTCGAGGAAAAGCGCGAAGACGCCCGCAAGCTCAAGAAGAAGATCCCCGCCGAGCCGGACCCCGACTTGATGGGCTTCATCATGCGCCATTCGGCCCGCGGTTTCGAGGAATGGGAACTGGACGTGCTCAACGTGGTGCGCGAGCAGTCCATCTACTTCATGCCGCAGCGGAAAACGAAAGTGATGAACGAAGGTTGGGCCAGCTTTTGGCACATGCGTATCATGACGCGCCTGTTCCAGGACGGCTTCCTCACCCCCGAGGAACACGGCTTCTACAACCTTTACAATGCCCGCGTGCTGGCCAGCAACCCGTTCGGGCTGAATCCGTACCTGTTGGGCGTAAAGACCTTTCTTAACATCGAGAAGCGCTACGATGCCGGCCAGTTCGGCCACGAATGGGAACGCAGCGAATCGCCGGACAAGTGGAACATCGACCTGAAGACCGGAAAGGGCCTGGAGAAGGTATTCGAAGTGCGCCGCACCCACATGGACTGGTTCTTCCTGGACGAGTTCATGAACAAGCAGGTGGTGGAGGAAGCGGAACTCTACATCTACGGCTCCAAGCAGCAAGGTAACGTGGAGGAATTCAGCGTCGAGGAGACCAACTGGCAGGTCATCAAGGACCTGGTGGTGCGCTCTTTCGCCCACAGCGGCGTGCCCCTCATCAAGGTGACCGACGGCGACTACGGCGGCAAGCGCGAACTCTACATGAAACATTATTATGACGGATTGACGCTGGAAGAAGAGTACGCCCGCCAAACCCTGCGCCACGTCTACTTCCTCTGGGACCGCCCCGTGCACCTGGAGACCGTAGAAGTCGAAGGCAACTCAGAAACCCGCATCCAACTGACCTACGACGGCAAGGGCTTCTCGAAGATCAACCTGGGGTCATTCGCCCAGGAATAGTCCCGGCACAATCGACTTCTTTTTTTGGCTAGTCGGACTTATTATGGATCCGTGTTTCGCGGTACGATTTTCTCCCGCCTGGCCTTCTTTGGCATCCTTCCGTTGCCTTTCTTGCTGGGCTCATGCAATTTGAATGGGACTTCTCCATGCGATACGGCCGGACCCAAGGCCAGGAATTTGGACGTCGATTCCCTCGTACTTGTTCCATTCTCCCACACGATCCATTATGCCCGGAACAGTGGAACGGAGACAGCCGTATACCGGTCGCTCGAGTTCCGGGTATCCGGGCGGGATTCCTCCAACGCCACCTCCGATCTGGATTCGAACGGGCTAGGCTTGTTCCTGAACGGGAATCGCGTCAACATTCCGCCGATTTCCTGGCAGGGCGGGGGCGGGGACGCCTGCCCGACCTATTCAGTAGCGCGCAGCGTAGGCCTATCCGGGAACGCGAACGATACGTCCTACCTCGTAGAACTCCGTAAGGATTCCCTTCCCGTACGGAGCTGGGACATCGCATTCCGGTACGATAGCATCAAGGCGCCGATCATCCGGATCGATTCCATCCCCGAAGGCATCGCCATCGCGATCCAGGTGGCGCCGAACACCGCATTCGATGGGCTGACATTCTCCGAGGACGGCTATCGGAGTTGGGGGCAGGATTTAATGATGAACCGATCGGGGAACTCCATTTCCGCGTCCATCTTGTTCAAGAACCTTTGGGGATTCCAGGACTCGCGGGATTCTTCCGAGATCGGGCAAGATCGGTTCCAGGTTTGCCTCTCTTCCACCATGGGGATCGAATCGATGACCGTCAACGGCAAAACCGGTCCCCTGGGGCCTACGTATTGCCAGGAAGTTACGCCCGGGGAGAACCGAATGATACTTGCCTTCCTAAGGGCGCGATGACCGCTGGTCCTTTTCGATAGCATCCGTTACGAGGCCTTCGGGACGACCCAATGCAAAGGTCGGAAATTCGAACCCGCGATGCATTCGGGGCAGGTCGGCAAAGATTCGACCGGCCCGCACTCGCGCCTACAGGGAGACGCCGAACCGGGACGCGATCGTGGCGGCCCATCGTGCAGGAATGCGATATAGACAGTGTATTGACAATGATTGTCCATACACTGTGTTGTCCCAGTTTATTCCCTATACCTGGGCCTCGTCGCAGGAATTCTTCGAACGCGCGATTGTAAAGGGCAGGCCGGGAGGAAACGGAATGCGGTCGAGACCAACCGGGTCGCGATCGCGGCGGTCCGCCGGGGGATGGACGGGCTGCGGGGGTTCCGGGCCGGAGAGTTATGAGCGTCAAGGTTCCGGGATGGGTATCGCCCCAGGGAGCCGCTAGCCCGCAAGCTTGCTAAGACCCATGTAGTCTATTTGCGGGCGCTCCCATCCCGGAACCGCGGAAAGACCCCGCAGCACCGAAAGCGAATATCCGAGCCGGCCCGGAACCCCCGCAGACCGGCCAACCTAACAGCACAGCCGCGCTCGCGACCCGCACGCGCGAGCGCAACTTTAGAGTGCGACCGGCGCGCCCATTGCTATCTTTCGCGCCATGGAACACCGCCCCAAGCCCGAGTTCTTCCACATCCTCAAGACCCAGCAATTCGATCGCGCCATCCTCGATGAATTGTGCGAACTCACCACCGCCATCCGCAAGTTCGCCAAGACCAAAGAAGGCCTGCTTTATCTGCGCGGGCTGCTCGCCCATAAGCGCGCAATGCTTTACTTCACCCAGCCTTCCACGCGCACCTTCCTTTCCTTCAACAACGCCTGCCAGATCCTGGGGATCCAGACGAGCGAAATCCGCGACTCCTCCACTTCTTCGGAGGTGAAAGGCGAAAGCCTGCTGGACAGCCTGCGCACCTTCAGCTCCTACGTGGACGTGGTGGTGATGCGCACCAAGGAGGAGGGCTTGGCGGAGTCGGCGGCCAGCCTTTTCGACACCATCCAACGGCGCGTGCCCATCGTGAACGCGGGCAGCGGCAAGGACCAGCATCCCACCCAGGCTTTGTTGGACATCTACACCCTGGAGCGCAGCTTCAAGGAGATGGGCGGCATCGACGGCAAGACCCTGGGGATGATGGGCGATCTGCGGCGCGGGCGCACGGTCCGTTCGCTGTGCTACCTGATGAAGAATTACCGCAACGTGCGCCTGGTGTTCATCGCGCCGGACGACTTCGCGATGGGCGAGGATATCAAGAAGAGCCTGGCCGGGCACGGGGTGGAGTTCCACGAGACGAAGGACTTGAAGGCCGTGCTGCCGGAACTGGATGCCATCTACATCACCCGCATTCAGGACGAGCATGATCAGGCCGGGGAGTCCAAACGTGTGGATATCTCCCCCTTCAAGTTCGGCGTGGAGCATCTGAAGCTGATGAAGCCCACCGGCGTCATCATGCATCCGCTGCCGCGGCGGGACGAGATCCATCCTGACGTGGACGCGGATTTCCGGGCCAAGTATTGGCGCCAGGAACGGAACGGGATGTGGATGCGGGTGGCCCTTTTCGTAAAGCTTTTCAAGGTGGACCATCTGGTCATGCACGGGCATTTGCTCGATTAAGAGTTAGGGACTCTACGAGGCCGGTCCCGATAGCGGGACCGGTTTCCCGCGAACCGCTCAATTCCTGAATGTCCCGGGGTCAGGGATTAATCGACCCCGATTATTGGCGCTTTTCCTACCTTCCTGATCGCCCGATCCAGCTTCGATTCGACCGTATCCGGTTGCTCGCGCATCGGCACGGGCTTTGCGTAACCGACAACAGGACATCTCCAGGCATCGGCCGGGAAGGGGACGAACTATGATGGCGATAGGGGTGAAGTGGATGACGCGGGCCGCCGGGATGGCGCTCGCCTTGTCGGCGGGGGCGTGGGCCCAGGCGTCCTGGCAGAGCGCGCATAGCACGGATTCGTCATGGGTATCGGGAAGTTGCGAGCTGACGAGCGCCGCGATCCGGGTGATGGTGCATCCGGCTTGGCTGGAGGTCGAAGAGGATTTGGATATCGCCCCGGTGGGTTCGGTTCCCGGGGGCGCGGACGCGAAGACCTTGGAAATACTCGGCGCTTTCAATCTGCCGGCCGGCGCCGCCATAACGGGTGCGTTGTTGTGGGACGGGGATAAGGTGCTGCAAGCCCGTTTGCTCGATAAGGCCAAAGCGGATAGCGCCTATCAGAGCGCGGTGGACCGGAATTCCCTTCCCCCGCCGCGGCCGCGCGATCCCATCCTTTTGGAAATGCTTTCCGCCACGTCTTACCAGATCCATCTGTATCCGGCGGAGATTTCCAAGTCGCGGCATTTCCGTCTGCGTTATCAATTGCCGCCTGTGATCGGGGCGGAGGGGCTGGAGATGGGCCTGCAAACCGCGGTGGCATCGCTTTTCCCCGCTTACACTTCCCTGATCTCGGTCTCCTTCGAAGGCGCCGGGGTCAGCCAGGCCGTGCTCAGCTTGCAGGACGGTTCCCGCGCGACCTTAGGCCTGCCGCGCACCCGCTTGATGCATGCTTCGGACTTGAGCGGCCAAACGACCAATTATTATGGTTGGAATTACCAGCCGGGGGTGCGCCTTTTGCCGGCCGATGCGAAGCGCCAGGTCGCGGTACGGACCTCCATCGGGTCTGGCCAGATGCAGGGCCAGTACCTAAACCTGTATGCGGGCGTGACCGACGAGGTGCTGGCCGGCATGGGGCGCAGGGTGGAGGTGGCGGTGTATTGGAAATGGCACTCGCCCGCGCTCTGGATGTTGGATAACCAGTACGGCTATGCGGATTACGGATACATCTACCAAGCCCAGTCGCAAGCCGCCGGCTTGTTGGACCTGTTCAGCCAGATGGGGGGAATGGGCAATAAGATCGGGTTGCTCCACGACGATGGACGAGGGGATCCGAAGGCCTTCAAGGTGGCTTCCCGCGGGGAGGCGGAATACCAATCGGCCCTCGATTACCTGAATCATTTGCAAGGCAATTACGTCGCCGATTTCGCGCGCAGCATGAAGCCGGATTCGCAGCCGAAACCCGGCGACCTGAAAGCGACCGTCCGCGCCAGCAAGGATCGCTTCTACCAGAACATCAAGCTGGTCAAGAGCTTGTACTCCCCGGCCACCGGAGTGGTGCGGCATTTGATCTTGGTATCGACCGGGCCCGAAAATGAAACCAGCGATACGGAGGCCAACGCGTTCTTCGACTCCGCCTTCGCGGACGTGCCCGTGTCCGTGGGCACCTTCTCCGGTTCCGCCTTCTCCCAGGCGGGATTCGACGCCTGGACGGCGCATCGCGATCATCCGGCGTTGGGACCGCAGATCTCTACCGGGTATGGCCCGCTTCCCGGCTTCGATGCCTTGAACCTGAACGTGGTGGTGCGGAACGAGGGCAAGTCCTACGATTTCCCGATCCGTTGCGAAGGCGGATTGTCCTTGTCCTGCGGCACCTTGACCTTCCACGGCAAATCGGACCGGGTCTGGCAGGATAGCCTGGAGTGGG
This is a stretch of genomic DNA from Fibrobacterota bacterium. It encodes these proteins:
- a CDS encoding DUF444 family protein — translated: MTVRQVDWDFSKRGQEDVARHQKKIKESIRENIADVISEESIISRRKGQTVKIPIRGIKSYQFIYGKRKGQGDGSGGYGLGHGKKDKGDVIGRRPAPNGEGQGPGKGGKPADAAGEDYMETEVDIEELIQMMMDDLQLPDLRKKEIAETLVPAGWNFEDIERHGLKPNLDKKRSFRNALRRTADAVSKLAEKTGLPMEVCQRALNRAKGDYQKALEILALPEAEREAEIGDSEDKLKPFIQHGDLRYRVVKENMESQSNAVILAMMDVSGSMSTTKKYLARSFFFWMVEFLKHKYRNVEIRFIAHTSEAKLVDEDEFFHKGESGGTICASAYDMACQLIDSDYPPSKWNIYAFHFSDGEDWDPAKTMQSVKRLMDRNPNMVGYGEIRTEVAYGQQLMRNFEETFSLERYTSYRDSDFEYYLAQRAELPLAGVILKNKGHVYPALKVFFSKERKV
- a CDS encoding SpoVR family protein, yielding MSDSREKDEVQRLVRADNHIQKVVAEYGLDCFPQEFDVIPAQKMLEIMSYNLPVNYSHWSFGRDYEKQRTQYEYSGGIPYEVVLNSNPSRAFLMKTNPYPIQVLVMAHVYGHNDFMKNNIYFGRTRRDMLTSASESAGRLRKYEEDYGIDEVERLLDSAQAIQMHIEADLFQESAVPSENPEGTKKRAPRVGTPFSDLFDFDGQQIQKSFEEKREDARKLKKKIPAEPDPDLMGFIMRHSARGFEEWELDVLNVVREQSIYFMPQRKTKVMNEGWASFWHMRIMTRLFQDGFLTPEEHGFYNLYNARVLASNPFGLNPYLLGVKTFLNIEKRYDAGQFGHEWERSESPDKWNIDLKTGKGLEKVFEVRRTHMDWFFLDEFMNKQVVEEAELYIYGSKQQGNVEEFSVEETNWQVIKDLVVRSFAHSGVPLIKVTDGDYGGKRELYMKHYYDGLTLEEEYARQTLRHVYFLWDRPVHLETVEVEGNSETRIQLTYDGKGFSKINLGSFAQE
- the pyrB gene encoding aspartate carbamoyltransferase is translated as MEHRPKPEFFHILKTQQFDRAILDELCELTTAIRKFAKTKEGLLYLRGLLAHKRAMLYFTQPSTRTFLSFNNACQILGIQTSEIRDSSTSSEVKGESLLDSLRTFSSYVDVVVMRTKEEGLAESAASLFDTIQRRVPIVNAGSGKDQHPTQALLDIYTLERSFKEMGGIDGKTLGMMGDLRRGRTVRSLCYLMKNYRNVRLVFIAPDDFAMGEDIKKSLAGHGVEFHETKDLKAVLPELDAIYITRIQDEHDQAGESKRVDISPFKFGVEHLKLMKPTGVIMHPLPRRDEIHPDVDADFRAKYWRQERNGMWMRVALFVKLFKVDHLVMHGHLLD